The following are encoded together in the Mycolicibacterium arabiense genome:
- a CDS encoding flotillin family protein, producing the protein MSTLMIVIVAVVAALLLFVALPLIYVKNYIKVPPNEVAVFTGRGTPKVVRGGARFRMPGIERVDIMSLEPFNVSINLQNALSNNGVPVNVEAVGLVRIGSADEAVQTAVQRFLTSDLNELQRQINEILAGSLRGITATMTVEDLNSNRDTLARSVVEEAGGDLSRIGMEVDVLKIAGISDANDYLKSLGQRRIAEVKRDAAVGTAEAERDAQIQSAKARQEGSVAQAEADTAIATANQRRDVELARLRAQTEAENAQADQAGPLANARAQKDVGIATEQAEAARVQARIEVEQRRSEQATAALQADVIAPAEAQRQADIARAEGQRQASILAAEAKAEAARQAGQAEADARKAAADALRVERQAEADGIKARLVAEAAGKKEIAVALNSYSPDAARLLTLPDVLATVVKATEAAAMPLAEIERLSIIGGAGDAQDAVGGLLGVSPLAVAKIVEALKSSGIDLAALLESRNGHRGDGHGDGHAGDEQSSVTWGPTARNVVDPQA; encoded by the coding sequence ATGTCCACGTTGATGATCGTGATCGTCGCGGTAGTGGCAGCCCTGCTGCTGTTCGTCGCGCTCCCCCTGATCTACGTCAAGAACTACATCAAGGTGCCACCCAACGAGGTGGCCGTCTTCACCGGCCGCGGCACCCCGAAGGTGGTCCGCGGCGGCGCCCGGTTCCGGATGCCCGGCATCGAGCGGGTCGACATCATGAGCCTCGAACCGTTCAACGTCAGCATCAACCTGCAGAACGCACTGTCGAACAACGGCGTGCCCGTCAACGTCGAGGCCGTGGGCCTCGTCCGCATCGGTTCGGCCGACGAGGCCGTCCAGACCGCGGTGCAACGCTTCCTCACCTCGGATCTCAACGAGCTGCAGCGCCAGATCAACGAGATCCTCGCCGGCTCGCTGCGCGGCATCACCGCGACGATGACCGTCGAGGACCTCAACTCCAACCGCGACACCCTGGCCCGCAGCGTCGTCGAGGAGGCAGGCGGTGACCTGTCGCGCATCGGCATGGAGGTCGACGTGCTGAAGATCGCGGGCATCTCCGACGCCAACGACTACCTGAAGTCGCTCGGCCAGCGACGCATCGCGGAGGTCAAGCGCGACGCCGCCGTCGGCACGGCCGAAGCCGAGCGCGACGCGCAGATCCAGTCCGCCAAGGCGCGCCAGGAGGGGTCCGTCGCCCAGGCCGAGGCGGACACCGCGATCGCGACGGCCAACCAGCGCCGCGACGTCGAACTCGCCCGGCTGCGCGCGCAGACCGAAGCCGAGAACGCCCAGGCCGATCAGGCCGGGCCACTCGCGAACGCCCGGGCGCAGAAGGACGTCGGCATCGCGACCGAACAGGCCGAGGCCGCCCGGGTGCAGGCCCGCATCGAGGTCGAGCAGCGCCGTAGCGAACAGGCCACCGCCGCCCTGCAAGCCGACGTCATCGCGCCTGCCGAAGCGCAGCGCCAAGCCGACATCGCCCGCGCCGAGGGTCAGCGCCAGGCATCGATCCTCGCCGCGGAGGCCAAGGCGGAGGCGGCACGGCAGGCCGGTCAGGCCGAGGCCGATGCACGCAAGGCCGCCGCCGACGCACTGCGCGTCGAGCGGCAGGCCGAGGCCGACGGCATCAAGGCGCGGCTGGTCGCCGAGGCCGCGGGCAAGAAGGAGATCGCGGTGGCACTCAACAGCTACAGCCCGGACGCGGCGCGCCTGCTGACGCTGCCCGACGTGCTGGCGACGGTCGTGAAGGCGACCGAGGCCGCCGCCATGCCGCTCGCCGAGATCGAACGCCTGTCGATCATCGGTGGCGCGGGTGACGCCCAAGACGCCGTCGGCGGCCTGCTCGGGGTCAGTCCCCTGGCGGTGGCGAAGATCGTCGAGGCGCTCAAGTCCTCGGGCATCGACCTGGCCGCGCTGCTCGAGAGCCGCAACGGGCACCGTGGCGATGGGCACGGTGACGGCCACGCCGGCGACGAGCAGTCGTCGGTGACCTGGGGCCCGACCGCCCGAAACGTGGTGGACCCGCAGGCCTGA
- a CDS encoding SRPBCC family protein: protein MTILEFSDSVLIERTPDEVYALVSDVTRMGDWSPICKACWWDDPAAGAQPGAWFTGRNELPERTWETRSQVVVAEPAREFAWEVNEGWVRWGFRLEPTGETGTRLTQDWRFLPKGIAGFGEKFGERAEAEIAQRSDQATSGIPVTLAAIKASAEGN from the coding sequence ATGACGATTCTCGAGTTCTCCGACTCCGTTCTGATCGAACGCACGCCCGACGAGGTCTACGCGCTGGTGTCCGACGTCACCCGAATGGGCGACTGGAGCCCCATCTGCAAGGCCTGCTGGTGGGACGATCCGGCCGCGGGTGCGCAGCCCGGCGCGTGGTTCACGGGGCGCAACGAGCTGCCCGAACGGACCTGGGAGACCCGCAGTCAGGTGGTCGTCGCCGAGCCGGCGCGCGAGTTCGCGTGGGAGGTCAACGAGGGGTGGGTCCGCTGGGGCTTCCGGCTGGAGCCGACGGGGGAGACCGGCACGCGGCTGACCCAGGACTGGAGATTCCTGCCCAAGGGCATTGCCGGGTTCGGCGAGAAGTTCGGCGAGCGTGCCGAGGCCGAGATCGCCCAGCGCAGCGACCAGGCGACCAGCGGCATCCCCGTGACCCTGGCGGCGATCAAGGCGTCCGCCGAGGGAAACTGA
- a CDS encoding response regulator — protein MSGPEHPQRRPAILTVDDDPAVSRAVARDLRRHYGERYRIVRAESGADALDTLKELKLRGETVAVFVADYRMPHMSGIEFLEKAMDVFPYAKRVLLTAYADTHAAIDAINVVDLDHYLLKPWDPPEEKLYPVIDGLLEEWRAVGDRGMPYTKVIGHRYSERSWQVRQFLARNEYSFRSVNADDPKGKQLLDAAGLDGSRLPVVITEKGDCLVEPTDVELAELLGLSTSPQLEMYDLAVIGGGPAGLAAAVYGASEGLKTVLIEKATTGGQAGRSSKIENYLGFPTGVSGAELTTSARRQAERFGAEVITTQEAGKLEINGVGAAHSIRLNEEDTVGARAIILATGVDYRQLEIAGCWEDPDNPANNYIGRGVYYGASVSDNSECAGEDVYIVGGANSAGQAAMYMSETAKSVTMVIRGPSLEAGMSQYLVDRVTKTPNIKIRTCTQVVDTGATDGHLSEIVLLDKQTGQRETVRCDRMCCFIGATPRTEWLEEAGIARDDHGFILSGPDLQNVVGWTLDRPPHHLETSVPGVFVAGDVRSESAKRVAAAVGEGSMAVMLVHRYLAEA, from the coding sequence ATGAGTGGACCCGAACACCCGCAACGACGGCCTGCGATCCTCACCGTTGATGACGATCCGGCCGTTTCCCGAGCGGTCGCACGCGACCTGCGCCGGCACTACGGCGAGCGCTACCGCATCGTGCGCGCCGAGTCCGGCGCAGACGCGCTGGACACATTGAAGGAACTGAAGCTGCGCGGCGAGACCGTCGCGGTCTTCGTCGCCGACTACCGCATGCCCCACATGAGCGGCATCGAGTTCCTCGAGAAGGCCATGGACGTCTTCCCGTACGCCAAGCGGGTGTTGCTCACCGCCTACGCCGACACGCACGCCGCGATCGACGCGATCAACGTCGTCGACCTCGATCACTACCTCCTCAAGCCGTGGGACCCGCCGGAGGAGAAGCTCTACCCGGTGATCGACGGGCTGCTCGAGGAGTGGCGGGCCGTCGGCGACCGCGGCATGCCGTACACGAAGGTCATCGGCCACCGCTACAGCGAGCGGTCGTGGCAGGTCCGGCAGTTCCTGGCGCGCAACGAGTACTCCTTCCGATCGGTCAACGCCGACGACCCCAAGGGCAAGCAGCTGCTCGACGCCGCGGGCCTCGACGGCAGCCGGCTGCCCGTCGTCATCACCGAGAAGGGCGACTGCCTCGTCGAGCCCACCGACGTCGAACTCGCCGAACTGCTGGGCCTGTCGACCAGCCCGCAGCTCGAGATGTACGACCTCGCGGTCATCGGCGGCGGCCCGGCAGGCCTCGCCGCCGCCGTGTACGGCGCGTCCGAGGGGCTCAAGACCGTGCTGATCGAGAAGGCCACCACCGGCGGGCAGGCCGGGCGCAGCTCGAAGATCGAGAACTACCTCGGGTTTCCGACCGGTGTCTCCGGAGCGGAGTTGACGACGTCGGCGCGCCGGCAGGCCGAACGCTTCGGCGCCGAGGTCATCACCACTCAGGAAGCCGGGAAGCTCGAGATCAATGGCGTCGGCGCGGCGCACTCGATCCGGCTCAACGAGGAGGACACCGTCGGCGCCCGCGCCATCATCCTCGCCACCGGGGTCGACTACCGCCAGCTGGAGATCGCGGGCTGCTGGGAGGATCCGGACAACCCCGCCAACAACTACATCGGCCGCGGCGTCTACTACGGCGCATCGGTGTCGGACAACAGCGAGTGCGCGGGCGAGGACGTCTACATCGTCGGCGGCGCCAACTCGGCGGGCCAGGCCGCGATGTACATGTCGGAGACGGCGAAGTCGGTGACCATGGTGATCCGCGGCCCGTCACTCGAGGCCGGCATGTCGCAGTATCTGGTCGACCGGGTCACCAAGACCCCGAACATCAAGATCCGGACCTGCACCCAGGTCGTCGATACGGGTGCCACCGACGGCCATCTCTCCGAGATCGTGCTGCTCGACAAGCAGACCGGGCAGCGCGAGACGGTGCGCTGCGACCGCATGTGTTGCTTCATCGGCGCGACGCCGCGCACGGAGTGGCTGGAGGAGGCGGGAATAGCCCGCGACGATCACGGCTTCATCCTGTCGGGGCCCGATCTACAGAACGTGGTCGGTTGGACCCTGGACCGCCCGCCGCATCACTTGGAGACGAGTGTGCCCGGAGTCTTCGTCGCCGGAGACGTGCGGTCCGAGTCGGCCAAGCGGGTGGCAGCCGCCGTCGGCGAAGGATCGATGGCCGTGATGCTGGTGCACCGGTATCTCGCAGAAGCCTGA
- a CDS encoding ATP-binding protein, which translates to MGEHCVRDELRTLFLFEKLSDEQLDVLCQAGSIERFPEGPLCTEGEPATCFYVMLEGELVMTKRSGGVDIQTGRTSQRGVYCGAWSAYVPGEEHTYQASVRLTKPSRFFVLDAEAFAAFMRSEFPMAVHLLEGHMVGGRRQSQIIGQREKLLALGTITAGLTHQLNNPAAATARATSDLRETVGKMRHKLAMLANGKFTPEALSVLVSIQEEVAEQVAKSKSVELSALEASDREDAIGDWLEEHDIIGAWDYAPTFVDAGLDTDWLERILASVDEVDATASLQGALGWLKYTIDTELRMNEIAEASKRISALLTDAKHYSQMDRGAYQSANVHELLRSTIMMFGDKIGHQGKGRPVTLVKDTDQTLPELVCYPGDLNQVWTNLIENALQAMDGHGTLTIRTARENEDMIRVEICDDGPGIPQDIIDRIFTPFFTTKPFGEGTGLGLDLAWRIVVEKHHGNMSVHSKPGDTRFIVTLPLQAPPPITPTPGELAAAGTE; encoded by the coding sequence ATGGGCGAGCATTGCGTCCGCGACGAACTCCGCACGCTGTTCCTCTTCGAGAAGCTGAGCGACGAGCAGCTCGACGTGCTGTGCCAGGCAGGCAGCATCGAGAGGTTCCCCGAGGGCCCGCTGTGCACGGAGGGTGAACCCGCGACGTGCTTCTACGTCATGCTCGAGGGTGAACTCGTCATGACCAAGCGGTCCGGCGGGGTCGACATCCAGACCGGCCGCACCTCGCAGCGCGGTGTCTACTGCGGGGCCTGGTCGGCCTACGTACCGGGCGAGGAGCACACCTATCAGGCGTCGGTGCGGCTGACCAAGCCGTCCCGGTTCTTCGTGCTCGACGCCGAGGCATTCGCGGCCTTCATGCGTTCGGAGTTCCCGATGGCCGTGCACCTGCTCGAAGGTCACATGGTGGGCGGGCGCAGGCAGAGCCAGATCATCGGCCAGCGCGAGAAGCTGTTGGCGCTGGGCACCATCACCGCCGGGCTCACCCACCAGCTGAACAACCCCGCCGCGGCCACCGCGCGGGCGACCTCGGACCTGCGCGAGACGGTCGGCAAGATGCGCCACAAGCTCGCGATGCTCGCCAACGGCAAGTTCACCCCCGAGGCGCTGAGCGTCCTGGTGAGCATCCAGGAGGAAGTGGCCGAACAGGTCGCGAAGTCCAAGTCCGTCGAGCTGTCCGCACTCGAGGCGTCCGACCGCGAGGATGCGATCGGCGACTGGCTCGAAGAGCACGACATCATCGGCGCGTGGGACTACGCCCCCACCTTCGTCGACGCCGGCCTCGACACCGATTGGCTGGAGCGCATCCTCGCCTCGGTCGACGAGGTCGACGCGACCGCATCGCTGCAGGGCGCACTGGGCTGGCTGAAGTACACCATCGACACCGAGCTGCGGATGAACGAGATCGCCGAGGCCAGCAAGCGCATCTCGGCGTTGCTGACCGACGCCAAGCACTACTCGCAGATGGACCGCGGCGCCTACCAGAGCGCCAACGTCCACGAACTGCTGCGCAGCACGATCATGATGTTCGGCGACAAGATCGGCCACCAGGGCAAGGGCAGGCCGGTCACCCTGGTCAAGGACACCGACCAAACGCTGCCCGAATTGGTCTGCTACCCAGGCGATCTCAACCAGGTGTGGACGAACCTCATCGAGAACGCGCTCCAGGCGATGGACGGGCACGGCACGCTGACCATTCGCACCGCGCGGGAGAACGAGGACATGATCCGCGTGGAGATCTGCGACGACGGACCCGGCATCCCCCAGGACATCATCGATCGCATCTTCACGCCGTTCTTCACCACCAAGCCGTTCGGCGAGGGCACCGGGCTCGGCCTGGACCTGGCGTGGCGCATCGTCGTCGAGAAGCACCACGGCAACATGTCGGTGCACAGCAAGCCCGGCGACACTCGCTTCATCGTCACGCTGCCGCTGCAGGCACCCCCGCCGATCACGCCGACACCCGGCGAACTCGCCGCGGCCGGGACGGAATAG
- a CDS encoding LLM class F420-dependent oxidoreductase produces MTHADATAPERSSKPDLGTFGVFGHYSQFRQLSPEQLREIEALGYGAIWAGGSPPAELDWVDPVLEVTDHIKLATGIVNIWTAAAGPVAESYHRLEAAYPGRFLLGIGVGHPEAHTEFAKPYDALTEYLDELDQHGVPKERRVVAALGPQVLKLSARRSAGAHPYLTTPEHTAQARELLGAEAFIAPEHKVVLTTDAAEARRVGRKALEVYLGLTNYLNNWKRLGFTDADVAKPGSDALVDSVVAYGTTEEITARLRQHLEAGADHVPVQVLTGTDKLVPALAELAGALGLR; encoded by the coding sequence ATGACCCACGCAGATGCCACCGCACCCGAGCGCTCGTCGAAACCGGATCTCGGCACGTTCGGCGTGTTCGGCCACTACTCGCAGTTCCGCCAGCTGTCCCCAGAACAGCTGCGCGAGATCGAGGCGCTCGGCTACGGCGCCATCTGGGCAGGCGGGTCGCCGCCCGCCGAACTCGACTGGGTCGACCCCGTCCTCGAGGTCACCGATCACATCAAGCTCGCCACCGGCATCGTCAACATCTGGACCGCCGCAGCCGGTCCGGTCGCGGAGTCCTACCACCGTCTCGAGGCCGCGTATCCCGGTCGCTTCCTGCTCGGCATCGGCGTCGGCCACCCCGAGGCGCACACCGAGTTCGCGAAGCCCTACGACGCGCTCACCGAGTACCTAGACGAACTGGACCAGCACGGCGTGCCCAAGGAGCGCAGGGTGGTCGCGGCGCTCGGGCCCCAGGTGCTGAAGCTCTCGGCCCGGCGCAGCGCGGGCGCGCACCCGTACCTGACCACGCCGGAGCACACTGCCCAGGCGCGCGAGCTGCTCGGCGCGGAGGCGTTCATCGCACCGGAGCACAAGGTGGTCCTGACAACCGACGCCGCCGAGGCCCGCAGGGTCGGCCGCAAGGCCCTCGAGGTCTACCTCGGCCTGACGAACTACCTCAACAACTGGAAGCGGCTCGGCTTCACAGACGCCGACGTGGCCAAGCCGGGAAGCGACGCGCTGGTCGACTCCGTCGTCGCCTACGGCACCACCGAGGAGATCACCGCCCGGCTGCGCCAGCATCTGGAAGCGGGTGCAGATCACGTGCCTGTTCAGGTTCTAACGGGTACTGACAAGCTTGTACCGGCGCTGGCCGAGCTGGCCGGCGCACTCGGCTTGCGCTGA
- a CDS encoding LLM class F420-dependent oxidoreductase: MTQPVDLKPNLGRYGVWTFGAPKPEQAAQIEELGYGAVWIGGSPAGDLSYVEPLLEATETLQVATGIVNVWTAKAEEVAEAYHRVEEAYPGRFLLGVGIGHPEHTEEYRKPYDVLVEYLDALDTAKVPTSRRVVAALGPKVLKLSAQRSAGAHPYLTTPEHTGQARNILGNSVYLAPEHKVVLSTDVEEAREVGRGSVDFYLNLSNYLNNWKRLGFTDEDIAKPGSDKLIDAVVAHGTAEAVAARLDEHLGSGADHVAIQVLGGWDKLIPTLTELAGPLGLKES; the protein is encoded by the coding sequence ATGACACAGCCCGTCGACCTCAAGCCCAACCTCGGCCGCTACGGCGTCTGGACGTTCGGCGCACCCAAGCCCGAGCAGGCCGCACAGATCGAGGAACTGGGCTACGGCGCGGTATGGATCGGGGGCTCGCCCGCCGGCGACCTGAGCTACGTCGAACCGCTGCTGGAGGCGACCGAGACGCTGCAGGTCGCGACCGGCATCGTCAACGTGTGGACCGCCAAGGCCGAGGAAGTGGCCGAGGCCTACCACCGCGTGGAGGAGGCCTACCCGGGCCGGTTCCTGCTCGGCGTCGGCATCGGTCACCCGGAGCACACCGAGGAGTACCGCAAGCCCTACGACGTGCTGGTCGAGTATCTCGACGCGCTCGACACCGCCAAGGTGCCGACGAGCCGGCGGGTGGTCGCCGCCCTGGGCCCGAAGGTGCTCAAGCTCTCGGCTCAGCGCAGTGCCGGCGCGCACCCCTACCTGACCACGCCTGAGCACACCGGCCAGGCCCGCAACATCCTCGGCAACAGCGTCTACCTCGCACCGGAGCACAAGGTCGTGCTGAGCACCGACGTCGAGGAGGCCCGCGAGGTGGGCCGCGGCTCCGTGGACTTCTACCTGAATCTGAGCAATTACCTGAACAACTGGAAGCGGCTCGGCTTCACCGACGAGGACATCGCCAAGCCGGGAAGCGACAAGCTGATCGACGCGGTGGTCGCGCACGGCACGGCCGAGGCGGTGGCCGCCCGGCTCGACGAGCACCTGGGCTCGGGCGCCGACCACGTGGCCATCCAGGTGCTGGGCGGCTGGGACAAGCTGATCCCGACGCTGACCGAACTGGCGGGCCCGTTGGGGCTCAAGGAGTCGTAG
- a CDS encoding sugar transferase translates to MSTTVSSAEARTAAPRDRHIAEVTPLRVWQRRYASWLRVSDTVVVVASVFASQLLRFGYNEDGPAFSMVSGGIAAGWLLLLGAFRTRARSVLGVGTEEYRRVWTATMTTFVGVALISSLLKLDLSRGYLAIALPLGMTALTLNRHVARRYVSAQHRRGRFANPVLAVGSLRAVDEFAHSLTKHPTHGYRLIGSCSPSVLRQHAEGTDDGEPVESDFAQTVRRSGATTVVVLSGDLTASELRSLSWQLEALDVDLVMSPGMVDVAEPRLTLRAGGGLPLLHVEKPQYDGAKRIGKRAFDVGFSLLVLTLLLPALLGAALAVKLTSRGPVFYRANRIGLDGKPFRMIKFRSMVADADAMTATLTHLNESDGLLFKIRDDPRVTRVGHFLRRYSIDELPQFLNVLRGEMSVVGPRPPLPREVDAYDADVRRRLLVRPGITGLWQVSGRSDLSWEDSVRLDLSYVENWSMAADLAIAAATVNAVLAGRGAY, encoded by the coding sequence ATGTCCACGACTGTGTCCTCAGCCGAGGCGAGGACGGCCGCGCCACGTGACCGTCACATTGCCGAAGTCACGCCGCTACGGGTGTGGCAACGCCGTTACGCGTCGTGGTTGAGGGTGTCCGACACGGTGGTCGTCGTGGCGTCGGTGTTCGCGTCGCAACTACTGCGGTTCGGGTACAACGAGGACGGGCCCGCGTTCAGCATGGTGTCCGGCGGGATCGCGGCGGGCTGGTTGCTGCTGCTGGGAGCGTTCCGCACGCGGGCGCGCAGTGTGCTCGGCGTCGGCACCGAGGAGTACCGGCGCGTCTGGACGGCCACGATGACGACCTTCGTGGGGGTCGCACTGATCTCGAGCCTGCTCAAGCTGGACCTCTCGCGCGGCTACCTGGCGATCGCACTGCCGCTCGGCATGACTGCACTCACCCTCAACCGGCACGTGGCCCGTCGGTACGTCAGCGCGCAGCACCGCAGGGGCAGGTTCGCCAATCCCGTTCTCGCCGTTGGCAGTCTGCGGGCGGTCGACGAGTTCGCCCACTCGCTGACCAAGCATCCGACGCACGGCTACCGGCTCATAGGCTCCTGCTCCCCCAGCGTCTTGCGCCAGCATGCCGAAGGCACCGACGACGGCGAGCCCGTGGAGAGCGACTTCGCGCAGACCGTGCGCCGCTCAGGAGCCACCACCGTGGTCGTCCTGTCCGGCGACCTGACGGCGAGCGAACTGCGCTCACTGTCGTGGCAGCTGGAGGCCCTCGACGTCGACCTCGTCATGTCACCGGGCATGGTGGACGTGGCGGAGCCCCGGCTGACCTTGCGCGCGGGCGGCGGGCTCCCCCTCCTACACGTCGAGAAGCCGCAGTACGACGGGGCCAAGCGGATCGGCAAGCGCGCCTTCGACGTCGGCTTCTCACTGCTGGTCCTCACCCTGCTGCTGCCTGCGCTTCTCGGCGCCGCACTGGCCGTGAAGCTGACCAGCCGGGGGCCGGTGTTCTACCGCGCGAATCGAATCGGCCTCGACGGCAAGCCGTTTCGCATGATCAAGTTCCGCAGCATGGTCGCCGACGCCGATGCGATGACGGCCACGCTCACGCACCTCAACGAGTCCGACGGCCTGCTGTTCAAGATCCGCGACGACCCGCGCGTAACCCGCGTCGGCCACTTCCTGCGGCGCTACAGCATCGACGAACTGCCGCAGTTCCTCAACGTACTGCGCGGCGAGATGAGCGTCGTCGGTCCGCGTCCGCCGCTCCCCCGCGAGGTCGACGCGTACGACGCCGACGTCCGACGGCGTCTCCTGGTCCGGCCGGGGATCACGGGACTGTGGCAGGTGAGCGGGCGATCGGACCTGTCGTGGGAGGACTCGGTGCGGCTCGACCTGTCGTACGTGGAGAACTGGTCGATGGCCGCCGATCTGGCCATCGCGGCCGCTACCGTCAACGCCGTACTCGCCGGCCGCGGCGCCTACTGA
- the rfbB gene encoding dTDP-glucose 4,6-dehydratase yields MRLLVTGGAGFIGANFVHAVVREHPEATVTVLDALTYAGSAEALDPVADDITLVRGDVSDTELVNALVSESDAVAHFAAETHVDNALADPEPFLRANVIGTFAVLEAVRRHGVRLHHVSTDEVYGDLPLDDGSRFTEATPYNPSSPYSATKAAADMLVRAWVRSYGVRATISNCSNNYGPYQHVEKFIPRQITNVLSGRRPKLYGTGANVRDWIHVDDHNRAVWLILERGTIGRTYLIGANGERDNLSVMRTLLRLMGRDPDDFDHVTDRVGHDLRYAIDPSLLHDELHWAPKHTDFESGLEETIDWYRSNESWWRPLKDGVEANYAERGQ; encoded by the coding sequence ATGCGACTGCTCGTCACCGGTGGTGCAGGCTTCATCGGTGCCAACTTCGTGCACGCGGTAGTGCGCGAGCACCCGGAGGCGACGGTGACGGTGCTCGACGCGCTCACCTATGCGGGCAGTGCCGAGGCGCTGGATCCGGTGGCCGACGACATCACGCTGGTGCGCGGCGACGTGTCCGACACCGAACTGGTGAATGCCCTGGTGTCCGAGTCGGACGCGGTCGCGCACTTCGCCGCCGAGACGCACGTCGACAACGCGCTGGCCGATCCGGAACCGTTCCTGCGCGCCAACGTCATCGGCACCTTCGCCGTGCTGGAGGCCGTCCGCCGCCACGGCGTCCGCCTGCACCACGTGTCGACCGACGAGGTCTACGGCGACCTACCGCTCGACGACGGATCACGCTTCACCGAGGCCACGCCCTACAACCCGTCGAGCCCGTACTCCGCCACCAAGGCCGCAGCCGACATGCTGGTGCGCGCGTGGGTGCGGTCTTACGGGGTCCGGGCGACGATCTCCAACTGCTCCAACAACTATGGGCCGTACCAACACGTGGAGAAGTTCATCCCGCGTCAGATCACCAACGTCCTGTCCGGCCGACGACCGAAGCTGTACGGCACGGGCGCGAACGTGCGCGACTGGATTCACGTCGACGATCACAACCGCGCGGTGTGGCTGATCCTGGAGCGCGGCACGATCGGACGGACGTATCTCATCGGAGCGAACGGTGAGCGGGACAACCTGTCGGTGATGCGGACCCTGCTGCGGCTGATGGGCCGCGATCCCGACGACTTCGACCACGTCACCGACCGCGTCGGCCACGATCTGCGCTACGCCATCGACCCGTCGCTTCTGCACGACGAACTGCACTGGGCGCCAAAGCACACCGACTTCGAATCGGGTCTCGAGGAGACCATCGACTGGTATCGGAGCAACGAATCCTGGTGGCGTCCACTGAAGGACGGCGTCGAGGCCAACTATGCGGAGCGTGGTCAGTGA
- the rfbC gene encoding dTDP-4-dehydrorhamnose 3,5-epimerase produces MTVRELSVPGAWEITPTIHPDSRGRFFEWFTDATFTEMTGHRFDLAQANASVSAKGVLRGLHFAELPPSQAKYVTCLRGSVFDVVVDIRVGSPTFGRWDSVLLDDREHRSVYLSEGLAHGFLALEDESTVAYLCSAPYAPGREHTVRATDPAVGIDWPVTDLVLSDRDAAAPTLTEVQAAGLLPTWDDTRAFVDELRRRASGG; encoded by the coding sequence GTGACGGTGCGGGAGCTGTCCGTTCCCGGTGCCTGGGAGATCACGCCGACCATTCACCCCGACTCGCGCGGCCGGTTCTTCGAATGGTTCACCGACGCCACCTTCACCGAGATGACCGGCCACCGCTTCGACCTGGCGCAGGCGAACGCGTCGGTCTCGGCCAAGGGGGTCCTGCGCGGCCTGCACTTCGCCGAACTGCCGCCGAGTCAGGCGAAGTACGTGACGTGCCTGCGCGGTTCGGTGTTCGACGTGGTCGTCGACATCCGGGTCGGCTCACCCACGTTCGGCCGCTGGGACTCGGTGCTGCTCGACGACCGCGAGCACAGATCGGTGTACCTGTCGGAGGGGCTCGCGCACGGGTTCCTGGCGCTGGAGGACGAATCGACGGTGGCTTACCTGTGTTCGGCGCCGTACGCACCCGGCCGTGAACACACCGTCCGCGCGACCGATCCAGCCGTCGGCATCGACTGGCCGGTGACCGACCTCGTGCTGTCCGACCGGGATGCGGCGGCGCCCACGCTGACCGAGGTCCAGGCCGCCGGCCTCCTCCCGACGTGGGACGACACCCGCGCGTTCGTCGACGAATTGCGTCGCCGAGCGTCCGGCGGGTAG